A region of the Zhihengliuella halotolerans genome:
CCGGTCCGGTCACGGCCAGCTGAAAGCTACCGTTGCTCGCCTCCATCATCCCGCCCAGCAGAGCCCCCACGCCCTCGACGCCGGCATGCTCGCCGGAGAAACGGTTGGCGCCCGGCTGGTGCCAGACGACCTGCGGGCTCAGCTGCGCCATCGCGGTCGGCACGTCGCCGCTGGCGAGGGCCTCGAAGTAGGCAGCGGCAACGGCGGCCGGAGTGTGCTCATTCATCGAATCATCCTTTGTAGTCTCGGGTACGAACACTCTCAAAGTAACCACTGGTAACCTGTTACCTCAACGTAACCGACTTCGGGAGCCCCTCATGGATGATTCGCCGGCATGGAACGTCATGGTCTCTACCTGCCCGTCCCGCACTTCGCTCGCGCGCATCGCCAACAAGTGGACGGCCATGATCGTGATCGCCCTCAGTGACGGGCGCCTGCGCTTCGGGGAGATCCGACGGGCCGTGGACGGGATCAGCGGGAAGGTTCTGGCAGACACGCTGCGCGATCTGGAACGCGACGGAATCGTCTCCCGAACCGCGTACGACCAGATGCCCCCGCGGGTCGAGTACGATCTGACGCCACTCGGACAGACCCTGCGCGAGCCCCTGACCGCCCTCGGCACGTGGGCCGAGACTCACATCGCCGACGTCGAAGCCGCCAGGGACGCCTACGATGACAGGGGCTCGGGAGACGCGTTCTGAGCGAAACGACCCGGAGCGCCCGGCGCCGCGCACCTTTGGCCGACATCTCACGTCGTAATATCTGAAATATCCCCTGAAGAGACTTCAGAAAGTGGCAGACTAGGGGCTGAAACCAATTGGGCAAGCCCAACCACTCCCGTGCTGCGCCCAATCGTACCAGCCGCCCACTTCTGACACATCGATCGAGGCTGTCCCCTTGGTGCACCACCAACAGAACGACCAAACCCGCCCCCGGACCACAACGCTGACCGAGACCTTTGGTCGACTTGTCCCCCATCTGCGCCCCATCATGGCGCGGCTCGTGCTCGGCTCGATCTGCGCGCTTCTGGCCAGCGTGGTCGCACTCACCATCCCCCGAGTGCTGGGCTGGCTCGTCAACACCGTCCTCGACGGCGACGGCGTCGCCTCGGCCGTCTGGCTCGGCGTCGGCATCGTCGCGCTCCTCGGCATCTTCGAGGCCCTGCTGGTCTGGCTCCGCCGCATCTTCGTCATCTCCCCGACGGCCGAAATCGAGACCGACCTCCGGCTGAACCTTTTCCGACACCTGCAGCAGCTTCCCGTGGCCTTTCACGACCGCTGGGGCTCCGGGCAGCTGCTGTCCCGATCGATGGGTGACCTGTCGCTCCTGCGCCGCTGGCTGGCCTTCGGCTCGATCATGCTGGTCGTCTCGTCTCTGACCGTCATCGCGGGCCTCGCCTTCATGTTCAGCTCGAGCTGGATCCTCGGTTTGATCTATCTCGCCGGCGCCATCCCGATCACGATCCGCGCTTTCAAGTTCCGCACGGTCTTCCGGGACGCCAGCCGTCTGAGTCAGGACCAGGCCGGCGACCTCGCCACCACGGTGGAGGAGGCCGTGCACGGCATCCGCGTGATCAAGGCGTTCGGCCGCGGCCGCGAGGCACTCGACGGATTCCACGCGCAGGCCCAGAAACTCCGCGAGACCGAGATCCACAAAGCCCGCACACTCGCGGGGTTCATGGCCCTCGTCGTCGCGCTGCCCGAAGTCACGCTCGGCATCGGCCTCTTCACGGGCATCTGGCTCGCCGCGGAGGGGCAGCTCCTCGTCGGCGACCTCGCCGCGTTCTTCGCGACCGCCGCGTTCCTCGCCGGACACGTCGAGGGCATCGGCATGCTGCTCGGCATGACCCTGACCACCAAGACCGCGCTCGACCGCCACTACGAGGTCATCGACTCCCCCGTCACCATCACCTCCCCGCCGTCCCCGCGTGTCCCGGCCGACCCGACCGGCCACCTCGTCCTGCGCGACGTGTCCTTCGGCTACCCGGACGCGCCGGCCGACGCGAACGTGATTGACGGCCTGGACCTCGAGGTCCGCCCCGGCGAGACCATGGCGCTCGTCGGAGGCACCGGCTGCGGCAAGTCCACACTCATGCACCTCATCCCACGCCTCTACGAGGCCACGTCCGGCTCCGTCGAGCTCGACGGCCTCGACGTCAGGGAGTACGACGTCGAAGCGTTACGCACCGCCGTCGCCGTCGCCTTCGAGGATTCGATCCTGTTCTCCTCCTCGGTGCGGGAGAACGTCCTGCTCGGCGCGCGCCCGGAGCCGGGCCGGAGCGAGGACGAGATGCTCGCGGAGGCGCTCGAGGTCGCCCAGGCGCACTTCGTGCACGAGCTGCCCGCCGGCGTCGACACCCTCATCGGCGAGGAGGGTCTCTCGCTCTCCGGCGGCCAACGCCAGCGCCTCGCCCTCGCGCGGGCGATCGCCGCCAAGCCCCGCCTGCTGGTGCTCGACGACCCGCTCTCGGCTCTGGACGTGCGCACCGAGGAGGCCGTGACCGCCCGCCTGCGGACCGTGCTCGAGGGCACGAGTACTCTCATCGTCGCGCACCGACCCTCAACCGTCATGCTCGCCGACCGGGTCGCCCTCATGGACGCCGGCAGAATCGTCGACGTCGGCACCCACGCCGAACTGCTCGCCCGCAGCGAGCACTACCGGTACGTCATCGCCGCCGGCGACGAACCACCCAGCGTCGAGGACGTGCTAAACACCGAAGGAACGACGACGGAAGGAGGTCGGGCATGAGCGGCTTGACCGGCGTTGCGGGCGAAGACAACATCGACCTGGACGCGGGAGACCGGCGTCGCGTCCGGCGTCGTTCCCTGCGCCTGCTGAAAACCCTGGCCGGACCGATCAAGGGCCGGCTGGTCCTCACGGCGCTGCTCGTGCTCGTCTCCGCCGCGGCGAGGGCGGCACTGCCGCTGCTCGTGGCGTGGTCGATCGACTCGATGCTGCCGCGCGTGATCGACGGCGACATGGCCGCGCTCGGGTTCGTCGGCGGCGCCTATGTGGTCACCGCGATCGTGGCGGGCGGGCTGCTCGGCGTCTACACCTACGCCGCGGCCAACGTGAGTCAGGCGATGCTGCTGGACCTGCGGCTGCGAGTCTTCCGGCACACGCAGCTGCTGAGCCTCGAATTCCACGAGACCTACACCTCCGGACGCGTCATCTCCCGGCAGACCTCCGACTTGGAGACCCTGCGCGAACTGCTCGACCAGGGCATCTCGCAGCTGGTCTCCGGCGTCGCGTTCATCCTCTTCACGGCGATCAGCATGTTCATCCTGGACTGGAAGACGGCCCTCGTGGTCGTCGGCGCCGCTCTCCCGATCGCGATCATCTTCCGCTGGTACCAGGTGCGCTCCGAGCTCGTCTACCGTGAGTCCCGGGTCTTCTCGGCCCGCGTCATCACGACGTTCGTGGAGACAATGACCGGCATCCGCGCGGTCAAGGCGTTCCGCCGCGAGGCCGCGGGCGACGCCACCTACACGGGGGTGGCGAACGAGTACCGGGACAACACGCTGCGCAGCATCTTCCTCTTCGGCGTCCTGCAGCCCGTCCTGATGCTCATCGGCAACCTCACCGTTGCGGGTGTGCTGCTCGTCGGCGGGTTCCGGGTGCTGGAGGGCTCGCTCGCCGTCGGCTCGCTCGTCGGGCTGCTGCTCACGGCCAAGCGCGTGTTCCAGCCGATCGAGGCAATCGCCATGTTCTACAACTCGTTCCAGGCGGCGACTGCGGCCCTCGAGAAGGTCTCCGGGCTGCTCGAGGAGCGCGCGACCGTGGTCGAACCCGCCCACCCGAAACCGCTCGAAACCGCCGAGGGCACCGTCGAGTTCAAGAACGCGGTCTTCGGCTACGGCGACGGCCCGGTGGTCATGCAGGAATTCGACCTCACGATTCCGGCCGGGCAGACCGTCGCCGTCGTCGGGCAGACGGGCGCCGGCAAGTCGACGCTCGCCAAGCTCATCGCCCGGTTCTACGACCTCAGCGCGGGCGAGCTCACACTCGACGGCGTCGACCTGCGCGACCTCTCGCAGGAGGACCTGCGCCGGGCGGTCGTCATGGTGACCCAGGAGGCCTTCCTGTTCTCCGGGTCGGTCGCCGACAACATCGCGCTCGGCAAGCCGGAAGCGAGCCGGGAGGAGATCGTGCTGGCGGCCCGCGCCGTGGGGGCGCACGAGTTCATCGAGTCCCTGCCCGAGGGGTACGACACGGACGTGAACAAGCGCGGCGGCCGCGTCTCGGCGGGCCAGCGCCAGCTGATCTCGTTCGCGCGAGCGTTCCTCGCGGACCCGACGGTGCTGATCCTCGACGAGGCCACGAGCTCGCTCGACATCCCGAGCGAGCGGCTCGTCCAGCAGGCGCTCGAACGGCTTCTCGGCGAGCGGACCGCCTTGATCATCGCGCACCGGCTCTCGACCGTGGAGATCGCCGACCGCGTGCTCGTCGTGCACGACGGCCGCGTCGTCGAGGACGGCAGCCCCGCCGAGCTCATCGCCGCCGGCGGTCGCTTCGCCGCCCTGCACCACGCGTGGCAGGACTCCCTGCGCTGACGCTGACGGGGCGGTGCCGCGCTACGCGGTGAAGGTCCGCCCCGTGAGGCGCTCGTAGGCCTCGATGTAGCGGGCGCGGGTCTTCTCGACGATCTCAGCTGGCAGCTCGGGCGGCTCGACGCCGCTGGTCTTGTCCCAGCCGGAGGCGTCGGACGTCAGCCAGTCGCGCACGAACTGCTTGTCGAACGACGGCTGCGCGCGGCCCGGCGCGTAGGTCTCCGCATCCCAGAAACGGGAGGAGTCGGGGGTCAGGACCTCATCGCCGAGGGTGATGGCCCCCGTTGCCGGGTCGAGCCCGAACTCGACCTTGGTGTCGGCCAAGACAATGCCGCGGTCGCGGGCGATGGCCTCCGCGGCCGTGTAGACGTCGAGCGTCAGGCGCTTGAGCTCCGCGGAGACCTCCGCGCCGACCCGCTCGACGGTCTGCGCGTAGGTGATGTTCTCGTCGTGCTCGCCCACCTCGGCCTTGGCGCTCGGGGTGAAGATCGCCGGTTCCAGGCGGGAGCCGTCCACGAGCCCGGCGGGCAGCGGCAGGGAGCACACCGTCTGCGACGCCCGGTACTCCGCCAGGCCGGAGCCCGTCAGGTAGCCGCGGGCGATGCACTCGATGGGGTACATCGCCAGGCGCTTGCAGACCATCGCCCGCCCGGCGACCTCGGCCGGAACGTCGGTGGAGATCACGTGGTTGGCGACATCGAGCTGCTCGAACCACCAGAGGCTCAGCTGGGTGAGGACCTTGCCCTTGTCGGGGATCTCGCTCGCGAGCACGGAGTCGTAGGCGCTGATGCGGTCGCTCGCGACGACGAGCACACGGTCGGTCACGGACTCGTCTGCCGGCGCGTACAGATCGCGGACCTTACCCGAGTAGACGTGCTTCCAGCCGTCGAGGACGGGCGCGTCGGTCTCGAACCCGGCCATCAGGCGTTCTCCCCCGCCGCGGAGGCCTCGGCCACGTGCCGGCCCTTCGCGACACCGGGAACACGGATTTGGCCGAGTGCCGCCTTCTCCGCGATGTCGCGGCGGAACTGGGCGCCCTGCCACGAGATGCGCGCGACGCCGTCGTACGCCGTCGCGCGGGCGGCAGCGAGGTCCGTGCCGAGGCCGACGACGGCGAGCACACGGCCGCCGGAGGTGACGATCTCGCCGGCGTCGTTGGTCGAGGTGCCGGCGTGCAGCACGGAGACGTTCTCGAGCGCGGCGGCCGCGGCGAGCCCGCCGATCGCGTCGCCCTTGCGCGGGGAATCGGGGTAGTTCGCCGACGCCATGACGACGCCGACGGCCGTCTCGGGCCGCCAGTGCAGCTGCTCGGCGTCGTCGAGCTCGCCCTTGGCGGCGGCGAGCAGGACGCCGCCCAGCGGGGTCTTCAGTCGGGCCAGGACCGGCTGGGTCTCCGGGTCGCCGAAGCGGGCGTTGAACTCGATGACGCGCAGGCCGCGGCTCGTCATGGCGAGGCCGCAGTAGAGGACGCCCGCGAACGGGGTGCCCCGGCGATCCATCTCGCGGATGGTCGGGTACGCGACGCGTTCCATGACCTCGTCGACGAAGCCGGCCGGCAGCCACTCGAGCGGGGTGTAGGCGCCCATTCCGCCGGTGTTGGGGCCCTCATCGCCGTCGAAAATGCGCTTGAAGTCCTGTGCGGGCGAGAGCGGGACGGCGTGCTTGCCGTCGGAGATGACGAACAGCGAGACCTCCGGGCCGTCGAGGAACTCCTCGATGACCACGGTGCCGCCCGCGGCGAAGCAGGATTCAGCGTGCGCGAGGGCCTCGGCGCGGTCCTCAGTGACGACGACGCCCTTGCCGGCGGCGAGCCCGTCGTCCTTGACGACGTAAGGGGCGCCGAAAGCGTCGAGCGCATCGGCGGCCTCGGCAGTAGTGGTCGCGACGCGGGCCATCGCGGTCGGGACGGAGGCCTCGGCCATCACGTCCTTCGCGAACGCCTTCGACGCCTCCAACTGGGCGGCCGCCTTCGACGGCCCGAAGACCGGGAACCCGGCCTCCCGCACGGCGTCGGAGACGCCCGCGGCGAGCGGCGCCTCCGGGCCGATCACGACGAGGTCGGCCTCCAGCGTCCTCGCGAGTGCGACGACGGCGGCGGGGTCCTGCGCGTCGACCGCGTGCGTCGCGACGTCCTGCGCCATGCCGGCGTTGCCGGGGGCTGCGTGGACTTCGCTGACGTACGGGTCGGCTAGCAGGGAACGGACAAGAGCGTGCTCGCGGCCTCCGGGGCCGATCACCAGAACCTTCACGAGGCCCAAGCCTACCGGCCATGCGGCACCGCACGGCAGTCGGGTCCCGCGGATGACGCCGGGCGCTCCTCGGCTCGCCGCCGAACGGCAACGATTCCGGGCATCCCTCGGAAGCGTCGCTCGCCGCGGCCCGCCCCATCCAGTCGTTAGTAGCTGCTCCTCGGCCCCGTCGACTCGTCGCTCAGAGCTGTTCCGCCCCGTCGAATCGTCACTCACTGCTGTCGAGAGGCGAGATCACGACGCATAATAACGACTCGTGCCCCTCGGGCATCCACACGGGCGCCACCCCGAACCCGGCCCCGACGCAGCCCCGGAATGACGCCGGCGCCGGACGGCGTAGGGGAGAATGGGGAGCATGTCAGCCACTCCCCGCTCCGGAACGTTCACCACCGACGACGCTGTCGACCTGGCCGTCGTCGACCGCAACGGATTCGTCGAATCCCGGCACCTCGGTTCGGCCGTCGTCGTCGATCCCGCCGGCGAGGTCGTGCTCGAGCTCGGCGACACCACCACACCGATCTTCCCGCGGTCCTCGCTCAAGCCGTTCCAGGCGCTCGCCTCGATGCAGGCCGGCGCGCCGCTCGTCGGCGAACAGGTCGCCCTCGCGTGCGCGAGCCACGTCGGCAGCGCCGAGCACATGGAGGTCGCCGACGGCATGCTGCGGGCCGCCGGACTCTCCGCGGACGACCTGCGCTGCCCCGCCGCCTGGCCGCAGCACGGGGGAACCCGCACCGCTCTGACCCGCGGCGAGCTGGCCATCGGCGGCCGGACCCTTCCCGCCGAGAAGTCCCGCCTCGCCTTCAACTGCTCCGGCAAGCACGCCGCGTTCCTGTGGGCGTGCGTGGAGAACGGGTGGGACCTGGCGACCTACCTCGACGCCGAGCACCCGCTGCAGCTCCGCGTCGTCGAGATCCTCGAGGAGTACGCGGGCGAGTCCGTCGCGCACGTCGCGGTCGACGGCTGCGGCGCCCCGGCGCCCGCGATCTCGCTGCGCGGCCTCGCCCGGGCGACCGGCCGGCTGGCCGCGGCGCCGTCGGACAAGTCCGCCAACGCGCGGGCGGCCACCATCGCGACCGCGATGCTCGACTACCCGTGGGCCGTGCACGGCCACGGCGAGGAGAACACGGTCGTGATGGAGGACCTCGAGATCATCGCGAAACTCGGCGCGGAGGGCGTGCTCATCCTCGGCGCCCCCGACGGCACGGCGTGCGCGGTCAAGATGCTCGACGGGAACGGTCGCGGCGCGACCCTGGTGGGGCTCACGCTCCTGGCCGCCGCAGGAGTCGTGCCCGCGGGCGCGCTCGGCCCGGTGCTCAGCCGCGCAATGCGCCCGGTCCTCGGCGGCGGCGAGCCCGTCGGCGGCGTGCGGCTGGCCGCGCCCGTCGTGGCTCTGCTGGACTGACGCCATGGGAGTACGACGGCGGATCGCACCCGAGCCTGGCTCCGACGCCGTGCGCGCATGGTTGCGCGCGTTGGACGCGGACACCGAGGCGTCGGCCGAGACGGTGCTGGCGGCGGCCGACGCCGTCGTGCTGGATCGCAAAACCCTGGCGACGGCCGTGCGCTACGCGCTCGAGGAGCTCTCCGAGGCTGCGGAGGGCGACTCGGTTGAGGTGCGCGTGCCGCCGTTCGGCGTCGCCCAGTGCATCGCCGGGCCCCGGCACACGCGCGGGACCCCGCCGAACGTCGTCGAGATGCCGGCGGGCGTTTGGCTCGCGATGGCGACCGGGCGACTGGGCTGGGACGACGCCAAGCAGTCGGGGAAAGTCTCGGCGTCCGGCATCCGCGCGGACCTGGCCGGCGTGCTGCCGCTCTTCTGAAGCGGCCAGCGGCCGCACCGGAACATCTTCTATCTTCGGTAGAATTCCGGACATGGATTCGCACGAGAATGAGAACCGCCCCGCCTCGATCGACGTCGAGGTCCGCCGCTCCCCCAAGTTCTGGCCGTTCATCGGCACCGGCGCCGCGGTCGGCATCGTTCTCGCGCTCGTCTCGGCGTACTCGGGTGAGCCGCACGTCGAGTTCACGCGCGGCGCCGTCGCGGGGTTCCTCATGGTGTTCTTCGGCCTCGTCGGCGTCTTCCTGGCCGCGCTGGCCTATCTCCTGGTCGACAAGGTGCTGCTGAAGAAGGCCAAGACGGTGCGGGCCGAGGAGATCAGCGACGACGACGCAAACCGCGGCCCCGAAGCCTAGTTTACGGAGCTACTGAGTGACCTAAGAGACGTCCATCACGCACCGTGATCCGGCTCATCGACTACCCTCCGGCACATGAGAGAATGGGCTCTATGGCGCGTGGCGATGGAATGCTCAATCATGATCTTCTCCCCGACGAAAAGGGGCCGCAGGACGAGTGCGGCGTCTTCGGAGTCTGGGCACCCGGCGAGGATGTCGCGAAACTGACCTACTACGGTCTGTACGCGATCCAGCACCGCGGACAGGAGTCCGCGGGCATCGCCACCAGCGACGGCGACCGGATCAACGTCTACAAGGACATGGGTCTGGTCTCGCAGGTGTTCGACGAGAACACCCTGAACGCGATGCGCGGCCACATCGCCGTCGGGCACTGCCGCTACTCCACCACCGGCGCCAGCCACTGGGCGAACGCGCAGCCGACGCTCGGCGCGACGAGCGCCGGCACCGTCGCCCTCGCCCACAACGGCAACCTGATCAACTCGGCCGAGCTGATGGACATGGTCCGCGCCGAGCAGGGCGATAACCTGCGCGGCGAGCTCGCCCAGGGAAACACCACCGACACCGCGCTCGTGACGGCGCTGCTGCGCGGCCAGGAGGGCGCGACGCTCGAGTCCACCGCGATGGCGCTGCTGCCCAAGCTCAAGGGCGCGTTCAGCTTCGTCTTCATGACCGAGGGCACGCTGTACGCCGCTCGCGACCCGCAGGGCGTCCGCCCGCTGGTCCTGGGCCGTCTGGACCGCGGCTGGGTCGTCGCGTCCGAGCAGCCCGCCCTCGCGACCGTCGGCGCCAGCTTCATCCGCGAGATCGAGCCCGGCGAACTCATCGCGATCGACGAGGACGGCGTCCGCTCCCGCCGGTTCGCCGAGGCCAAGCCGGCCGGCTGCGTCTTCGAGTACGTCTACCTCGCCCGCCCGGACGCGTCGATCAACGGCCGCTCAATCTACGAGGCGCGCGTCGAGATGGGCCGCCAGCTGGCCCGCGAGAACGACGCCGAGGCCGACATCGTCATCCCCGTGCCCGAGTCCGGCACGCCCGCGGCGATCGGCTACGCCGAGGAATCCGGCATCCCCTTCGCGCACGGCTTCGTCAAGAACGCCTACGTGGGCCGCACCTTCATCCAGCCCTCGCAGACCCTGCGCCAGCTCGGCATCAAACTCAAGCTCAACGCCCTCGAGCCCATCATCAAGGGCAAGCGCGTCATCGTGGTCGACGACTCGATCGTCCGCGGCAACACGCAGCGGGCCATCGTGCGGATGCTGCGCGAGGCCGGCGCGGCCGCGATCCACGTCAAGATCTCCTCGCCGCCCATCAAGTGGCCGTGCTTCTACGGCATCGACTTCGCCTCGCGCGCCGAGCTCATCGCGAACGGGGCCAAGATTGAGGAGATCACGGCGTCCGTCGGCGCCGATACCCTCGCCTACATCTCCGAAGACGGCATGATCGAGGCCACCGAGCAGCCGCGCGAACGCCTCTGCACGGCCTGCTTCACGGGCGACTACCCGATCGAGCTGCCGCACGCGGACCGGCTCGGCAAGAACCTGCTCGAGAACCCCGCCGCTGGCCCCGAGGGCGGATGCGACCCGGGTCCCGACGCCGAATTCGAGCCCACCCTCACGGACGCCGACCGCACCGCCGAAACCCACGCCTGAGCCGCGCCACACCCCACCGACGTAAGGAACCGAAAGCCGCATGAGCGCCCCTGAGAGCAAGTCCGCAGGTATCACCTACGCCTCCGCAGGCGTCGACGTCGAAGCGGGCGACCGCGCCGTCGAACTCATGAAGGACGCCGTCAAGGCGACCCACAACGCGTCGGTCCTCGGCGGCGTCGGCGGTTTCGCCGGCCTCTTCGACGCCTCGCGCCTGCTGACGTACAAGAAGCCGCTGCTGGCGACCTCGACCGACGGCGTCGGCACCAAGGTCGCGATCGCTCAGGCCATGGACATCCACCACACGATCGGCCACGACCTCGTCGGCATGGTCGTCGACGACATCGTCGTCGTCGGCGCCGAGCCGCTGTTCATGACCGACTACATCGCGTGCGGCAAGGTCGTCCCGGAGCGCATCGCCGACATCGTCCGCGGCATCGCCGAGGCGTGCTCCATCGCCGGCACCGCGCTCGTCGGCGGCGAGACCGCCGAGCACCCTGGCCTGCTGGGCGAACACGAGTACGACGTCGCCGGCGCGGCGACGGGCGTCGTCGAGGCCGACTCGGTCCTCGGCCCGGAGCGCGTGCGCGAGGGCGACGTCGTCATCGCCATGGCCTCCTCCGGCATCCACTCCAATGGCTACTCCCTGGTCCGCCGCGTGATCAACCACGCCGGCTGGGCGCTGGACCGTGAGGTCTCCGAGCTCGGCAAGACGCTCGGCGAGGAGCTCCTCGTGCCGACCAAGGTCTACGCGGCCGACTGTCTCGACCTCGTGAACGCCCTGAACAAGGACGGCGTCGCCCCGCTGCACGGCTTCAGCCACGTCACCGGCGGCGGCCTGGCCGCGAACCTCGCGCGCGTACTGCCGCAGGGCCTCATGGCCACGGTCGACCGCAGCACGTGGGAGCTGCCGGCGATCTTCCGTCTCGTCTCTCAGCTCGGCGGCGTCCCGCAGGCTGACCTCGAGCGCACCCTCAACCTCGGCGTCGGCATGATCGCGATCGTCGAGGCCTCGGCCGCCGACGCCGCCATCGCCCGCCTGGGTGAGCGCGGCGTGGCCAGCTGGGTCATGGGGTCGATCGCGAAGACCACAGACGACGCCGCAGCGGCCGGCACGGACTTCGTCCAGGGCGCCAAGGGAGTCGACGGCGGCGCGGTGCTCATGCAGGGCTCCTACGCCGGCTGACGCGAACGCCCCGGACGGGCCCGGCACCGATACGGTGCCGGGCCCGCGGTCTTTCCGGCGGGTTGAACCTGCGGCACACTGGGCCCACGGGCTCCTACGTTGTGGTGGTCTTCGTCCGCCCGCTGGCCGCGGGAACCCGGTTCGGCCGCGGGGGCTAGGTGCCGGTCTCCCTCCTCGAGGAAGCCGAGACGCTGTCGATCCTGCACGGGGAACTGCATGCGG
Encoded here:
- the purM gene encoding phosphoribosylformylglycinamidine cyclo-ligase, which produces MSAPESKSAGITYASAGVDVEAGDRAVELMKDAVKATHNASVLGGVGGFAGLFDASRLLTYKKPLLATSTDGVGTKVAIAQAMDIHHTIGHDLVGMVVDDIVVVGAEPLFMTDYIACGKVVPERIADIVRGIAEACSIAGTALVGGETAEHPGLLGEHEYDVAGAATGVVEADSVLGPERVREGDVVIAMASSGIHSNGYSLVRRVINHAGWALDREVSELGKTLGEELLVPTKVYAADCLDLVNALNKDGVAPLHGFSHVTGGGLAANLARVLPQGLMATVDRSTWELPAIFRLVSQLGGVPQADLERTLNLGVGMIAIVEASAADAAIARLGERGVASWVMGSIAKTTDDAAAAGTDFVQGAKGVDGGAVLMQGSYAG